CTTCTCCCTTACCTCTCCCCTATCCCCTGCCCAAGAACCTCCTCCAGAATAACATACCGTCCCATTATCTGTCCTTCTGTCCTTATAAAAACTGTGGCGGCTTCTCTGAGTAGAAACCAATGAAAAGTCTGTTCCGTCTGTTTTGTCTGAACTCTGCTTGGTCCACTCTTTCCTAGAAGCCTGTCAAAATAAAGTTAGTTATGTATGTTGttacatatacatgcacacacatacatatgtatataaaatgcccttttgaaaaaaaaaaaaaaaaccaaaacacagagaaacttcaaagctgaaaatgcaaaatggaaaaacattatAGCTACCAACATCCAACTAGCTATGCGTTAATGCATTAACGTGTCACCATGTTAAGGGAATCACTTGCATTTCAAAGTCAGTATCAGTAGTGAAGTTTCACATACAAATGAGAGCCATTCacccagtaaaaaaaaattgcttccttcagaaaaaaacaaaaagacctCCAAAAAGATCACTGTGGACAACTTATAAAATAAACTCAAACTacttcttttcaaataattataaaattgcAGAGTTAACAATTTAACATGCTAGGTTCATAgcattaataaaatacacacattttaaagctttttcaagCTCTCCATGGAAAcatcaataaatatttatacacttgaaacaaaaatctaGCCATCTAGTACAATACAAATTCCTCAAGAAAATACAACCCAAAAGGAAATGAACTCTATTGAGAAGTATGTATCTGCTCACTTCCTGCAAAGTCACAGCTAACACTGAAAAGCAGTAGAGACGCATAATAAAAGCTCCTCCTCACTGTCAATTTTAGTTacaggaaacagaaacactTAGATACCATTTGGTAATACCTTTTTATCCTCGTGGAAGAACAATTCTGACTGAGACGACGTCTTGTGTTTCCACCCATTATCCGCACTTTCCAACGGGAAGCTTTGCCTGGATCGGTATAGATCCTTTCTTCCCCTTACTTCTTGCATAAGCGGTAGATCGACTTTTCCTTGGCAGCTCTTTTCTGAATAAGATCGTCTTAAATCTGGGGGTGCACTTCCTAAAGCAGATGTATAGTTCTTCCAATCAGTTTTACTTTTCACATTGGAAGAGTCGTTCTCCCACATCATCTTATTTGCATTGTCTTTGTTCCTCATTATAGAGCTCCTTGCTACATTTCTGCTCCAATCACCTTCTGGAGACACCTCCAAGAACTGTTCTTTTGTGACCATCTTCTTCTGCAAGAGGCCATCATCTGCCTTTATGGACAACTTGGAAGCAAAATTAACTTCCAACCTTTGGTCTGTACCAAAGGCATTTATAGGCTGTACCTTATCAATTACAAATTTTGAACTTTGATTCCTGGAAGTTAAGTTCACTTCTTCATCCTCATCAATGAtgaaagttttcttcctagtgaaCTCCACAGGTGAACTTAcaaatttatctgaaaaaaagctgCTAGGATTTCCCCAGTAAGGAGGACTGAACTTTCTGTCTTTGGACTTTTGTTTATCAAATTCAGGGCTACACGATTCCAgtttctccttgcttttttcatttagaattaatttttctggcCTGTGGTACTCTTCTGCACAGTCATCTTGTTTGTTATTAAGAGAATAATGATCTGATCCCTTCCACTCTTTCCAGCTGTAGGAAGAAGTCATCCTCTCCGacacatttcttttattctttgattTCTCCCTACCAAATGAACTGTGACAGTCAGAGGGCTTGTCTTGAACATTACCAGCCTTCACTGAGTCTTCTTTATATTCTGCCATAAGTGCATCAATATCAAGAATTTGGGATCTGTAACCGTCCTCAGCCTTCCTTCCAGATAAATCATAATCATTTTCACTCCTTTTCTGGGGGCCTAGTTCAGTGTCTTTATGTAACTGTGCAAAATGCAGGGGGGATCTGGGTTCATGGTAAGAGGAGACTCTTGCTCTGATACTTTTGAGATCAGTTTGAGCTGTATTTTCCAGATCCTGTTTTAAGAGGAAAGCATCAACATCtataattttctctttagaaTGATCCGGATCTCTTTCATGATACTGTTGGTTATCCTTCCTAGATACATGAAAATTACCAAATGcaatgtttttggaaaaaatatcatCTTTGTCTTCTTCTTTGACCCAATCCTTGTTAATATGCACTTCCTGTGAGTCTTCTCTACAATTTGTATtcatcatatttttatttggctgCTGCAATAAAGGTCTGGACCTTCTAGGAAAAATACGGTCCAGATTAATTGTTGCTCCCTCATTTGAGCTAGAAATTGTATTAGTTTCATTTGCACTAGGAGTACCAAcaaagcttttctctttcttgttacCAGGAATCTGATAAGTGACTGCAAAATAAGTTGCCTTTGGCTCAAAGGCAGAActctgatttttcaaataatcaTCAGGACTGCCAAGAACAGTTTGTTTTGCCTCATTGCCTTCCACcccttctttgccttttttgcttctctttttaacTGAACCTTCATCCAATTGCAATGAATCTGTCCGACTCAGCCTTTTGATATTTTCAGGAGTGAGCCAGGTGACTTCTTCTGTCTTGATAAAATCCTGAGGCAAGGTCCTCCTTCTCCACCTTTCAGAAATCTTCAAGTCAGAAACACTACTTCTGGTTCTCCtgactttttcttctggatCTATTACTCTgactttttcactgttttcatgaGCTGTACTATCTAAGCTAAAGTCTTGTTCTTTGCAATTTAAGTCTAGATTTCTCCTTAAACCTAAGGCCCTAGGTTCCTCTTCATTAATGGTTAGGACTTTTGTATCAGGATGGTGGCTACTGGAAGATTTACAAAATTGTCCACCTGAAAGGACTGAAGACGACTGGGCCCCATGTTTATTTACACTTGTTGAAATAACTTCATGATCAAAGTTGGTTCTGAATTCATAGCTGTCTGTCCCACCTGGTCTAAAACTCCTTTTCTCAGACAAGCATTTCATCATATTAGACCTCTCTGTTTTATCCATGGAAGAGACTTCATTCttatcatttttaatttcagaatgtagtttgtttactttttcattcattcccaaacatttacttttgtttgtaGAATAAGGCATTTTCTCAGCTATTAATATCGGATCAGTTTCAGTTTTATCAGagtcttttttctgttcaggtAAAGTGCATTCACTGGAGAAAAAATCATTAGGCTCTCTCAACGCAGACTTGCTTGTAAAAACCTTTGTGTCTCTAGCTTCTGAAATAATGTTATCTTCTTTCAAGTAGGGAGTTTTGCTATTTGCCCTAGTCAACTGACCAGCGTGTAAAACATCCtcatcatttttattctctttcacaGATGATTTTCTAGTTCTGAGTGTCATGGCCTTTTTTTCAGGAGCCATTGCAATGGCTTCACTAAGAGCTCTTTCACCACATGTCTGAAAGATTTCATATCTCGGCTCTATTCTTTGGTAAATTAGAgactcttctgcatttttaggAGTGggtttttcacttttctcaACCAAAGATTTTTCTAAGATAATTCCTGGActcattttcttgtcttcaCTTGAACAAGCTggttttccacttttttctaCATCTGCTCTATGTTTTGATGAATCAGATTGCTTGTGATACTCCTTCTTTATACTAGTGGTTTCCTCCACTTCTCCCATCCATGATCGTCTGTTGTGCCCCAAAGTCACCACATCATGCTTTGCCTCAAGCTCATTATTCATTTTCAGTGCAGAATCAGTTCCAGGATGATCAGCAGCAACGTTATGCCTCTGAACATTATGGTCAAACATGGTGGCTCGGACAGTTTTAATGTAGGTCTTTTCTATAAGTGTGGTTGGtttgaactttttttccaagttgCTTGTGAATGAGACAGAATTTTCACTTTGCTGAGAAAAATGCTGACCATCTCCAAGGaagcttcctttcctctctaTCTGATCAggtttatttgttatttttaaaatctgccgGGGTTTCCAGGTGTTCCCAGTAGCATGTTCTTCAGTGAAATCTGTGCCATGGGCAAGCTTGATCTCCTTACTCTGGAACAAGAAAATCCAACAGTTAAGATAGTTTATTTAGAAGATGTGtaacaaagtttattttaaaacttacttgCACCTACTCTGTGCAACAGGCTGCACAAGTTAAACACATCCATGTTCTCTGAACACAAAAGCTACTGAGACCAAGGTAATCTAAGCAAACATGTACCTCCAGCTCCTGAATCTTGATTATAACAGAATTCTCATAGcttgatttttacttttaatactaaaaaggagaaatgtatGAAGTGTTCATACATGACATGTGCATGACACTGAGTTCCTGAGCTCAGATTTCACAAGAGATTTTAATCTACAGTGAATTTATATCTACATCATACTCCAGAGGAGgcaacacatgcaaaaatagtACAAAACTTTAGAAGGTTCATAACCCCAGCTACCACAGAAACACTTACGAACATTTATATTGCAAGCCCTACAGAAATTCAAGttcaaaagcaaagcatagAACAGCACCACAGGGATGTAGGCACCTTCAGAGGAACTCTAAACTCCTGGGAGACACCGAATATACTGTATTTTGTCAAAACTGTCTTTTCAAATATAGCTGTTCACCAACTAAATAGTTACATGGTCAGTAACTGCAAGGAACATAAAGATCTGAGTCAATAtcacagctggagctgctcaACTAAGAAGAATGTTAAGGCTGAGCtgaagtaaaaagagaaagtggGAATTAGTATTTATTGCCAATTCTTTACTATTATCTACTTGCAGGAAATACAGCTAGCATCCtgaaagctgttatttttaataacattcatTGAAAAAGTACAGCatgcaaataataaacaaaatcaaagaatACTCCCCAGTCCTACAAGAGTTCAAtcttttttcaagttttaaaatttaaaacttggAATTGacttaaaaatctctttaaaaaagctgaagaatgtCAGAAAACTAACACTAAAGATGTTTATaaatagagatttttaaatCTGATCTATATTCTTCTAGGaatttaaaggaatttttttaatcctactTTATTGTCAGATTCTGAAAACAGCACTTCCATTAATGAAcgcttttctttttaaaacaaattgatCTTCTTTAAAATGATATTAAGCTACAGAAACTTTGTACCTAGCTGCTAGTTTCCTTACCATATCTAAGATTATTTAGATATGGTAGATAAGATATTTAAGATTCCTATCTTAAACctagacaggaaaaaagcacagcCATGACAACTCACAAGAAATACCCTTAAAACTACATTAAATCTCCAATACTAGGAAGTGTCAGCAGAGAAGTTATGTTTTCCAACACCAAAGTGTTGCTTAGAAACAAAGACAGCCTAACAGCTTTTACAGCAAATCAGAACTTTCTGTATAATACTTTATTGTCAAAACTTCTAAGTTAAATGTTATTTAGGAGATTGACGTGACGCATACAGCATGTATTTAATAAGGAGTTGTGACTTAGATGGAGAAATGCACAACACTAATGCTATgcttagagaaaataaaggataaTCACTGCACAAAAGCACAACAGCCATAGTCGATTCACTATGGGTTTTCATGCATTAAAAGtccctttaaaataatacataaaatacttttcacTCTATACCACTGCATGCATTTAACAGCATGCgtatttaacttttaaatactCAACAGACATGATACTTCCATACTGTATCAGCGTGTCCTAAAGATAGACTTACACAAGTAAACCTAATAGGATTATGTCATTCTTAATACTCtcaatacacattttaaagtcATTGATTGATAGAGACACACGGGACACAGGAGAGTGCTCTCTGCCTTCTAAATGCAAGCCTAGCCAGAGACCACATCAGCTGAtgctgttttcttactttttgaTTTTCTTGCATCTCATTGATAGAGTCGTTTCTAGTTTCAGCAGGCTTCTCAGGCTTTGCTTCACTGCTTGATGTCGGACTTGAAAACCTAAGACAAAAGACTTCCGTTACTTCTTTTAGTCCAGTTAGTTAGTTAGCAGGTACACTTCCTACCAAAGCAGACTGGTAGAAATTATccaataaattatatttttcaaaggagaaacaTTACTTTTTCATAGTAACTAACTGTATTTGGTGGTTTAATTGTATCTAGACCAAAGGATTGttgtttcctgaaaaatggTTAATTATGCCGCTTATTGTACAGTGTAAGATTGAGAGATACACAGTGAAGCATACTGAAAGAGATACTAATAGTCTCATGCCTcagttaaatttcttttcttcatttcgATCACAATGTTAAAAGAGCAAGGTTTGCTGAAAAATTCTATTATTCCACTGTTCATAAAGCAGGTCCTGTTAGCCAAACATCTGCTGCGTTCATTATGCAAAGCACACTTCCTTTACACTACCAGAAAACATTATCCTTCTTCCCTTATCCCTTTGTCATCACATACAGAACATGACCCATCCAGACTAGTACCAGGCCCTGCAGTATGGCCCCAGATAGTGCCTTGGGCGCTTTGCAGTACTCATTCCCGTCACAAACAAATTTTTATGATTTTGAATAATCAATTACCCAACTTTGTACTGAGAGAATACATTTTATCTTGGACTAAATCTCTTTTTACTGgacaagatttttgtttgtttgttttggtatgTAAAAATTAGCAGATCTCCTATTACTGTAACAACACTGCTCATTGCCACAGCTTAGGCAGAATAGACATCATAGGTCTTTAGGCTTTAATATGACAGCGAAATAAGACTCCTGTCTGGCTGAAAACCTGATACTCTATACCACTGTCAAAGACACGGTAAccattcttttgctttctcacaAATATATAAGCTTGCAGTCTACAATGCTCACCACAAGATTTCAAAATGCATGAAATTTTAATAATAGATATGCAGTTACAGTAACATGCAAAGGCCACAATATtgacagcatttattttcttttgcaggtgTTGTCAGGgtatatttcattaaattttctttttttggggtaGGAAAAGGTGGGAAAAGGGCTCAAGAATAATAGCATAAAGAATAACTACATTTAGTGGAACCAAAATGATCAGTTATTTTACTGTACTGAGAGAGCAAGTTTTACTGAATGAGATGAAGTTAAGAGGATTAAATAGAATTTCTCTGCAACTTACATCTTTGTTAAGTCCGCAGAAAGTGGTCGTGACTGAAGTGACCTGCGCAGATTTCCTGGCTTAAcatcagtgttttctgttgtcAGTTCTTTGATTCTCTGTTGGATGTTCACACATCTGTTTTCCCTCTCAGCAGGTGACTGGAGAAGCTCTGTATCCATTGAGGTACTGGGATTTTCTGAAGTAAACAAACTAATGTGTTTTTTAACACTACCTCTTACGatattattctctttttctgaggAAGCTGCAGGGCTTTCACAGCCTAGAAACATACACGTTTCCTTCTCATCCGGTCTTTCCCCCCCCTTATTAGTTCTGCTTTCACTAGTGGTTTCATGGCTTCTTTCAGAATGGTGCAAGTTAGtcattatttctggttttgtgtctATCTGCTCACTTTTACATTTAAGCTTCGTTTCCCACATGTATTTTCCATTACTTAGGATGCCAATCTCCTGACTACTGCATTTCAAATTTGTCTTAGAACTGCCTTTACtaaattcagtttcttcagtttttgGCCCCATTTCAGACTGACTGTGGCAGCCTACGTCAGCAAAAGAAATTATCGATACATTCTCCTTGCTTTCATGAGATGAACAAGTCTTCTTGCAAGAAGAAAGATCTTTATGTTCAAACTTAGCTGTCAGGTCCATGGACAAAGGTCTTGGTTTTCTAACCCAGGATTTCTCTGTAGGAGATTTTTCCTCAGAAGCTTCCACGGTGCGATGCTTTTGATCTCGTAATGattccagaaaaataacagatacTGGTCTATGTTTTGGCCTTTGCTGCACGTCAGTAGAGAAGTCAACTTTACTGTTGATATTATTTGCATCGTCATTGTTTTTCTCCCCTGGATGAGCTTCATACGCAtcttttttttcaccagttttGAGGGAGTTCCAAGAGACTGGTCTAAGACTGGAGGAAAGCGACACCTGCCTATGAAGAGACCCTTCAGGTTTCCTGGATGTTTCAGATGGCTGACATGGTTTCTCCAGCTTCACACTGCACTGAAGCTCTTCTGTTTGCATAGTACTAAATACTCTGCGGTCATCAGCAGCGCTTTTTTCTTGGGCCAGGCTTACCTTTGATTGCTCTGTGCCTGCTGTCTCAAAAAGAATGACAGTATTCGCACTGGGACCAGCATAGAAAGTCATGTTTGTGACTACTTCACTGCCagccttgttttcattttcaattacTTTCTGATCTACTAACGGAGGAACATTTCCACTTAATACCTTAACAGATGATGTTTCTTCAGTGGCCTTTCTAGTAAGACTACTTGATCTGAAAGCCGGAATAGGTGGTTTTACATTTGCAAAAGTATCTGAAgatttctctttagaaaaaggCTTTGGGAAAAGTCTTGGCCTTGATCCTAGCGATGGCATTGCTGCAGATCTCAAAGTGCTCCCAAACTTGTTCTTCTCTTCAGGAGTTAGTGATGCTGAAGCCTCCTTCGTCTTGTTACTTGCATCTGAAAGCACACTTACATACACACGCTGTGATTTATCCtcatttctgatttcatttaagTCAGGTACTGTCGTCAAAGACGCCAAAGTAGAATTTATTTCTACTCTTGTTGCCATAGTTGTAATTACACATTcaacaaaattgaaaaaatccaacaaggaaaaagaatctgcaaaaaaagaaagaaaatgcagctattGATGTAGAGTCAGCATGAACCTCAAACAACATCATTCTAATTTAAATTCATGAGGTAGCTAAACTCAGATTAAGGTGCCTTTCAGATATGCTGTTTACAGAGTGTATCACATAATGAAAGACATactgttcctcctcctctgaaaaaacagcaagaaacacCATTATTCATTGATTAGGCCTAACAACCAAAGAATACATCACAAAACCTGCAAGAGCATCTGCACAGCACTGAGTTCCCATTAGTTGAGTAAGTTTCAAGGGCTgagatacttaaaaataaagaaattaatttcttttttgaagcAGACATCTCAATGTTGACATACAAACATCAACTCCTTTTCACAATATAAATAGCTGGCCAGATGCATTGAGCATGTACTTTCAAACTAACAAAAATATCAAGATTGGTTGGTGTGACTGAAAGTGTTATTGTTATCTATTAGCTAAGGCCTCCAATTaaacaatggaaataaatgcatattcTACAAAcctccaaaagctttgctacCACTTACcataatttgcattttctgctgcaaCCAATCCATACAACCCAATTCACTTCTCATAGCGAAAAGATCCTGGTCACCAAGATCACATTAAGAACAGGGGAAAGCGACCGCTTCAGCAACACTGATCAGACCCCTCCTGCAAATAAAGAAAGAGCACTCAGATTCAAGTATGGCCCATACCCAGATCTACACAGGTAATACCACATGAGACAAAAATCCCGgacattttaaggaaaaaaagctggctCCCGTTTTGAAGTATAAAGCCACCCGATTCAACTGTATAAAGTaaaagaatgtttatttttcagacagtttAAAGAATCAACAAGAAATTATCACCTAAAGCCTGAAAAGTGTAATTGAAAGGTGAAGGGTAAATAACTGGGTCTGCACAATAGACAGACCAAATTTGAACATAGTTAAAACCACATTTCAATGAGTACTGTTTGCAAATTCAAGTGCTGTCAATCACTGGTTAAACACAGAGCTCTGTATTACTGTAATCTCAATTACTGTAATTTACTTTCTATTGTAAATCTCCTTTCTGTGACAACAGTATGTGAAGTGCTACCTGAGAAACTGACCTTCAAACGGCTGATTTTCAatcaaaatattacttttacCATGACAAAGCAGTTTTTCCAATATCTCGCCAACAAAGGCAGGAGATTAGCTTTGGCTTTAATTATATTCTTACTGCAGAGATGAGGGAAAACCAGCAGTAATTAGAATTTCAGCAACAAGAAGTAACCTGAATTTTTCCCTaataaaaagtgtatttaaacTTTGTAACAGATGCAGGTGGTTATGTAGGGTTagatgcatgattttttttccccctcctttaaAAGCTGTCATACTCTTAGTTTTTAGGAAATTCATACTGTATTTCATAGTCTCTCACTCAGGGGCTCAATTTTGTGTTGCCACCCTCGTCTACTTTTGGGCAGCCTTTGAAGGGGCAGTCTTTGGACTCCTCTCGCCTGATCTATTTTGGTGTGTATTTACCCTACAAATATGCCTATTTGTAGATTCTGTGGAATATGGAGCCCCTGCatgtgaatattaaaaaaaaaaaaacaacccacagaaTATTGCCTTCCTGAGTCTGCAGTCTGGAAAAATGGTTATTTCACCTTCAGCTTCCCTTGAGCAGACTAACACCACACTGGCACCATAAATTGCAGAGATTTGTTTTTGTCCCTTGCATTTATGCCTTCCTCTCTCAGGCCGGCTAATGAACTCTGTTCACCTTGCCCGTTCCCTTTCATCTTTCAATCCACTTGAAATTCTGTCTCAACTACTTACATGCTATGCTAGTCCCCTTCAAGTCCATGACCTCTCCTTTCCAAAATAGTCACTAACCCAATCAGCTTATCAGAATCAATCTGTCCCTTCCACAATCTCACAGATCTTAGTGAAATCTTCCTCTGTCTCCCACTCCTTATTCTAAGAAACACCATCAAAATCCGCTTAAAATGCTCTCACATTCCAAGGATGCAAAGGTTTTGTGAAGAGCAGTTATACTCTAAAAGTAGAATAGTAACACTTGCTGAAAAAAGGGCAATGCTAACAGGAAATACCGCAGAGCAAAAAATTAAGCTGTAAAACCAGCATCTGTCTTGCAGTACCTGAGAACAGGTCTGCTCATATCATTCTgtagttctttttctttggaaaagaagaagggGGCACAGAGCTTCTTAAATGGAATAAAACTTGATCCTCAAAGGAACGCAAGGCAGTGAGTATACAATGCGGGACATAATCCTTGCTAACAGCATACAACTCATTTCTCCAGCCAACATTCCTAAACCACAATTTACCCATTCTGATAATATTTGTTCCTTCGTTTTATTACACTACACTTCAGCTTTACAGGATCCCGGGTTTTTTCTACATGACCTAGCAAAGTCAGTTTTCAGGTTTTAAATTCTTACTACTTAGATACCCTACAACAGATACGTGGCCCAAAACAGACAAGTATtcaaaaaaggagaacaaaaggggggggggggggggggaaatcagcCAATTTTGGAAATTACAAAGCTCCTGGAACTTCAAAAAGCTGCACATTTGATAAAGAGGAATCATGTTATCAATGCCATATATAATATACACTAGACTCTGTGTCTCGGTTTTGAAATACACACCTTGGTTTTGATAAACGTGCTTCTCTAATACTGTCTAGTCAAGTTGGCAATGTACAAAATTTGgggcaatttaaaaaaaatcaactgtaaACTAAGTTGCATGAGAATTTTGGATGCTATTAATATTTAGTGTTACTACTGTAATGGTACGATTACAATTGTAAATCCCTCATCGTCAGCTACAATATGTTATTCCCTTCCCCTGACCCGCGGCTGCTCAGGGACAGTCGGCCAAGTTGCACGTGCTGCCGTGGCCGCCGAGCCGGCTGTGCTGCCCCACGCTGCCACTCTGTCCTCCACATGTCCCCACTCATTCAGCAAAGCACCCAAGCCACGTTGTCACCTTTTCTGGGCACTGTTTCTCTTCGTGGTCCCTAAGCTTCGATCACGCTCCCCTCGGCTGTTCTGGGTTGCATTCTGCGTGCACAAATGAAAGTATAAACGGCACCAAAATCTCTTTTGAAATTCTTCCTGCTTTTAATGAACAAAATGGTGCATGAAGGCCTGGctcctccccctctgctcctcttcctcagcttcAAAACTGCAACTGTGCTTTTTCCTGGGCCAAGCTGAATGCCTACAGGGTGTTACAGagatgcacacacaaacactgcTCCAGGCTCAAACTGAGTCTTAAATTCCTAATGTCTTGAGGtgttgtttggatttttaattaaacaaccTATCTTTACAGAGATTATTAACATTGCTCATTAGAAATCAAAATGGATTATTCACTTCACACAgtgttatttttgcaaaaatcatATGGGAAGGGCTTTACCCAAAACACATCCTTTATATTTAGTGtttgcctgccctgccttgcccaCCAGTGGCACACAGGACTATTATTTACATCAGTGGTAATTCCTTTAAGCCTATTAGGacaacaggagcagcagcctgcagatAATTCTTCCACCATGAATCACGTGATTATTGTCCACTTCCTTGCTCATAAATAAGAATGTTTTAAATgacacaaagtaaaataatctATAATCTCTCCCTGAACCTCCACAACAGATAACAAGTCCATCTGTCTTTTGTAAGGATGGAAAGCATAAAAATTCCACAGAGAAAATCtctctgctattaaaaaaaaaaaaaatccagtttatAAAATTGAAAACAACCAGAAAGCATGGCTCCAACAGTGAATATCCACATCTGTTTATACTAAGAATACACCAGCAGAAAATTACCAAATAAACACaaggttttccttctttagGCACAACTTTACCAGCAAATCTGTTACCAGTATAAAAAACTTACTCCCTTAGTGTGTAAATACAGAAGAGATTTATATAACTACATGTATTAGCAGcttctgaaaacacagctttgcCAATGACTAGAGATTGGTCTGTCCTGCAGGTTTTCACTGGTAGAGCAAGCCACACGAGctactgaaaacaaatgcagcGACCATACATGCCGCACAGACAAAAAACAATACAagatttatttcattccttctACAGAAGGCTTCCCCACTGTCTTAAATATTTCCGTcttagaaaaaaagttttttctttttctgttttctcctttctctcctcactGACCATATATTGGCATCAGTCTACAGCAATTCGTCATTTAACCTAAGCtatcctcctgctgcttcctgcaACACTTGGAGAGTTGCTGATAGGATCTGCTCTGCTAATTCTTACTTAATCCAATGACTCAATGTGCaggtatgaaaaaaagaataacttaACCTTGTGTGTGAATACTGTCAAGAACGTAAGA
The Ciconia boyciana chromosome 15, ASM3463844v1, whole genome shotgun sequence genome window above contains:
- the KIAA1671 gene encoding uncharacterized protein KIAA1671 homolog isoform X1; its protein translation is MATRVEINSTLASLTTVPDLNEIRNEDKSQRVYVSVLSDASNKTKEASASLTPEEKNKFGSTLRSAAMPSLGSRPRLFPKPFSKEKSSDTFANVKPPIPAFRSSSLTRKATEETSSVKVLSGNVPPLVDQKVIENENKAGSEVVTNMTFYAGPSANTVILFETAGTEQSKVSLAQEKSAADDRRVFSTMQTEELQCSVKLEKPCQPSETSRKPEGSLHRQVSLSSSLRPVSWNSLKTGEKKDAYEAHPGEKNNDDANNINSKVDFSTDVQQRPKHRPVSVIFLESLRDQKHRTVEASEEKSPTEKSWVRKPRPLSMDLTAKFEHKDLSSCKKTCSSHESKENVSIISFADVGCHSQSEMGPKTEETEFSKGSSKTNLKCSSQEIGILSNGKYMWETKLKCKSEQIDTKPEIMTNLHHSERSHETTSESRTNKGGERPDEKETCMFLGCESPAASSEKENNIVRGSVKKHISLFTSENPSTSMDTELLQSPAERENRCVNIQQRIKELTTENTDVKPGNLRRSLQSRPLSADLTKMFSSPTSSSEAKPEKPAETRNDSINEMQENQKSKEIKLAHGTDFTEEHATGNTWKPRQILKITNKPDQIERKGSFLGDGQHFSQQSENSVSFTSNLEKKFKPTTLIEKTYIKTVRATMFDHNVQRHNVAADHPGTDSALKMNNELEAKHDVVTLGHNRRSWMGEVEETTSIKKEYHKQSDSSKHRADVEKSGKPACSSEDKKMSPGIILEKSLVEKSEKPTPKNAEESLIYQRIEPRYEIFQTCGERALSEAIAMAPEKKAMTLRTRKSSVKENKNDEDVLHAGQLTRANSKTPYLKEDNIISEARDTKVFTSKSALREPNDFFSSECTLPEQKKDSDKTETDPILIAEKMPYSTNKSKCLGMNEKVNKLHSEIKNDKNEVSSMDKTERSNMMKCLSEKRSFRPGGTDSYEFRTNFDHEVISTSVNKHGAQSSSVLSGGQFCKSSSSHHPDTKVLTINEEEPRALGLRRNLDLNCKEQDFSLDSTAHENSEKVRVIDPEEKVRRTRSSVSDLKISERWRRRTLPQDFIKTEEVTWLTPENIKRLSRTDSLQLDEGSVKKRSKKGKEGVEGNEAKQTVLGSPDDYLKNQSSAFEPKATYFAVTYQIPGNKKEKSFVGTPSANETNTISSSNEGATINLDRIFPRRSRPLLQQPNKNMMNTNCREDSQEVHINKDWVKEEDKDDIFSKNIAFGNFHVSRKDNQQYHERDPDHSKEKIIDVDAFLLKQDLENTAQTDLKSIRARVSSYHEPRSPLHFAQLHKDTELGPQKRSENDYDLSGRKAEDGYRSQILDIDALMAEYKEDSVKAGNVQDKPSDCHSSFGREKSKNKRNVSERMTSSYSWKEWKGSDHYSLNNKQDDCAEEYHRPEKLILNEKSKEKLESCSPEFDKQKSKDRKFSPPYWGNPSSFFSDKFVSSPVEFTRKKTFIIDEDEEVNLTSRNQSSKFVIDKVQPINAFGTDQRLEVNFASKLSIKADDGLLQKKMVTKEQFLEVSPEGDWSRNVARSSIMRNKDNANKMMWENDSSNVKSKTDWKNYTSALGSAPPDLRRSYSEKSCQGKVDLPLMQEVRGRKDLYRSRQSFPLESADNGWKHKTSSQSELFFHEDKKASRKEWTKQSSDKTDGTDFSLVSTQRSRHSFYKDRRTDNGTDQLKQCFSRQAPGVKDTDTLVQEPDSQYGTWNEQRHSGDSFVPESPSLENDVISTRKQPPNSHPSSLSSQTEPASLVDHHDFSKDQRSTSLDRSSTDMDSTDGTDLPPPGDTYPDEKTTDFSFIDQTTILDSSALKTRVQLSKKRRRRAPISHSLRRSRGLEFENRFSLMEEPDNTWMFKDSTEEKKTMQQEDSDEEEKIQHTVRSSSVQAQRLPVFPGMDHSVLKAQLRKRQESESPGEVSSAQLFKSPKPQLQLGTPGSRLLPSSVEKEDRSEEKSPQWLKELKSKKRQSHYENQV